Proteins found in one Elephas maximus indicus isolate mEleMax1 chromosome 11, mEleMax1 primary haplotype, whole genome shotgun sequence genomic segment:
- the SLC27A5 gene encoding LOW QUALITY PROTEIN: long-chain fatty acid transport protein 5 (The sequence of the model RefSeq protein was modified relative to this genomic sequence to represent the inferred CDS: inserted 1 base in 1 codon; deleted 2 bases in 2 codons; substituted 2 bases at 2 genomic stop codons), translating into MGVRPRLVQLLLLLLLLLGLRQSAWPAAMALVLRWLLGDPTCGVLLGLVVLVQPWLGLWVPHSVSLVAAAATLTLLPARLPPGLCWLPADVAFVVWVIRLGLQIWAQLNQWPSRTFMDAFEQXAXAQLDRVPLVCMGPEGCKVTFGELDTQACRVAWALKAKLGGHTGLSAEEPTALLVLAIQAIPALGLWLGLAKLGCPAAWINTHSQGAPLVHTVLSSGAGLLVVNPDLRESLEEVLPKLQAQNMCCFYLSNSSPMLGMEALGAILAAAPSDPVPAYLRAGISPGSPALYIYTSGTTGLPKAVILTHEQLLCMFGMLSLFGVTGDDVIYTVLPLHHVMGLVFGVLGCLELGAILAPKFSASCFWDDCRKHGVTVILYVGEILQYLCNGPQQPKDRKHMVCLAVDIGLWAEVWKTFQQHFGPIQIWEGYGSTEDNSGFVNHPGHCRALGKVNSLLXLLSPFELMQFDTEAVEAMSDDRRLCIPTEPGEAGLLVTRVTKLSPFMGYRGPRELLERKLVRDVRHPGDVYYNTGGLLATDREGFLYFLDCLSDTFRSEAGFCGLD; encoded by the exons ATGGGCGTCAGACCAAGGCTGgtccagctgctgctgctgctgctgctgctgttgggc CTGCGGCAGTCTGCATGGCCGGCTGCCATGGCCCTGGTGCTGCGCTGGTTGCTGGGAGACCCCACCTGTGGTGTGCTGCTTGGCCTGGTTGTTCTGGTGCAACCCTGGCTCGGCCTCTGGGTGCCCCACTCGGTTAGCCTAGTGGCCGCAGCTGCCACACTAACCCTGTTGCCAGCCAGGCTACCCCCAGGGCTGTGCTGGTTGCCAGCTGACGTTGCCTTTGTGGTCTGGGTCATCCGCCTGGGGTTGCAGATATGGGCACAGCTGAACCAATGGCCATCCCGCACCTTTATGGATGCCTTTGAGC TGGCATGAGCACAGCTGGACCGCGTGCCCTTGGTGTGCATGGGGCCTGAGGGTTGCAAGGTCACCTTCGGAGAGCTGGACACCCAGGCCTGCCGGGTGGCATGGGCCCTGAAGGCCAAGCTGGGTGGCCACACTGGCCTGTCTGCTGAGGAGCCAACCGCCCTCCTGGTACTGGCCATCCAGGCCATTCCTGCCCTGGGCTTGTGGCTGGGGCTGGCCAAGCTAGGCTGCCCTGCAGCCTGGATCAACACGCACAGCCAGGGGGCACCTCTGGTCCATACTGTGCTGAGCTCTGGAGCGGGGCTGCTGGTGGTCAACCCAG ACCTCCGGGAGAGCCTGGAGGAAGTCCTTCCCAAGCTGCAGGCTCAGAACATGTGCTGCTTCTACCTCAGCAACTCATCCCCAATGCTGGGCATGGAGGCTCTGGGGGCCATCTTAGCTGCTGCTCCCTCAGACCCAGTGCCTGCTTACCTACGTGCAGGGATCTCACCAGGAAGCCCTGCCCTGTACATCTACACCTCAGGAACCACTG GACTCCCAAAGGCGGTTATCCTCACACATGAGCAGCTGCTGTGTATGTTTGGGATGCTGTCCCTGTTTGGGGTCACAGGTGATGATGTGATCTACACAGTCCTGCCTCTGCATCATGTGATGGGGCTTGTCTTTGGAGTCCTTGGCTGCCTGGAGCTCG GAGCCATCCTGGCCCCGAAGTTCTCTGCCTCCTGCTTTTGGGATGACTGTCGGAAGCATGGTGTGACTGTGATCCTG TATGTGGGCGAGATCCTGCAGTACCTGTGTAATGGTCCCCAA CAACCCAAAGACAGGAAACACATGGTCTGTCTGGCTGTGGACATTGGACTCTGGGCAGAAGTGTGGAAGACCTTTCAGCAGCACTTCGGTCCCATTCAGATCTGGGAAGGCTATGGCTCCACAGAGGACAACAGTGGCTTCGTCAACCACCCGGGGCACTGCAGGGCCCTGGGCAAGGTGAACTCCCTCCTTTGA TTACTGTCCCCTTTTGAGCTCATGCAGTTTGACACGGAGGCTGTGGAGGCCATGAGTGATGATCGTCGCTTGTGCATCCCCACAGAGCCAG GGGAGGCGGGGCTGCTGGTGACCCGGGTGACGAAACTCTCTCCCTTTATGGGCTACAGAGGCCCGCGAGAGCTGTTAGAACGGAAGTTGGTACGGGACGTGAGGCACCCGGGCGACGTTTACTATAACACCGGAGGCCTGCTGGCCACGGACCGCGAGGGCTTCCTCTACTTCCTAGACTGCCTCAGTGACACTTTCCGGTCTGAGGCGGGGTTTTGTGGGCTGGACTAG